Proteins from a genomic interval of Scomber japonicus isolate fScoJap1 chromosome 10, fScoJap1.pri, whole genome shotgun sequence:
- the LOC128366939 gene encoding zinc finger protein 484-like translates to MRPTPDEQLADGSVAVVCVGLNGLQELKVEEEEEAVRSPTDMKKLHSCSVCGKSYPRPSRLKEHMKIHATEKLHRCSACGKSFTTSTNLRAHEKIHMADRPHPCSVCPKSFLRPSLLRKHMRIHVRDGLLAEPPHGLHKDFWLHMNTEEEEQERGMMRIKEEEDEHPSAAEGNGVVCVMIQQEEEEEEELPAVVVKSEDGRGEADDGDVSGLINSDGEEEDWRRAPAIEQDGRSEVPPDGGKRKHCCPVCGRDCFKASALQKHLRIHSGERPFQCPTCRKSFTQHVHMTEHQRIHTGEKPYTCADCSKSFTFSSALRRHQRLHTDARPYQCSVCQKTFKQQSSLKSHQLTHSGIRYQCPLCSKSFSRALELTYHVDVHSDTRPYFCNICKKNLSGARIFRNHMKKHGTPDSPLWLPPLPRARAEETETTRREAALALQVD, encoded by the exons atgaggccc ACACCAGACGAGCAGCTGGCTGACGGCAGCGTGGCGGTGGTTTGTGTCGGCCTGAACGGGCTGCAGGAGctgaaggtggaggaggaagaggaagcggTGCGTTCTCCAACCG ACATGAAGAAGCTCCACAGCTGCTCCGTCTGTGGGAAGAGTTACCCGCGACCGTCCCGCCTCAAAGAGCACATGAAGATCCACGCCACGGAGAAACTGCACCGCTGCTCGGCCTGCGGGAAGTCCTTCACCACCAGCACCAACCTGCGAGCTCACGAGAAGATCCACATGGCCGACAGACCTCACCCCTGCAGCGTCTGCCCCAAGAGCTTCCTGCGGCCGTCGCTGCTGCGCAAACACATGAGGATCCACGTGAGGGACGGGCTGCTGGCCGAGCCCCCCCACGGCCTCCACAAG GACTTCTGGTTACACATGAAcacggaggaggaagagcaggagcgAGGGATGATGAggataaaggaggaggagga CGAACACCCGTCAGCCGCTGAAGGTAACGGTGTGGTCTGTGTGATgatccagcaggaggaggaggaggaggaggaacttcCTGCCGTGGTGGTGAAGTCGGAGGACGGCCGAGGGGAGGCAGACGACGGAGACGTTAGCGGTTTGATCAACTCTgacggagaggaggaggactggagACGAGCGCCGGCCATcg AACAAGATGGCCGCTCAGAAGTCCCGCCTGACGGTGGTAAACGGAAGCACTGCTGTCCCGTCTGCGGCCGCGATTGCTTCAAGGCATCGGCGCTGCAGAAGCACCTGCGGATCCACTCCGGCGAGCGTCCCTTCCAGTGCCCCACCTGCAGGAAGAGCTTCACCCAGCACGTTCACATGACGGAGCACCAGAGGATCCACACCGGAGAGAAACCCTACACCTGCGCCGACTGCAGCAAGAGCTTCACCTTCTCCAGCGCGCTGCGTCGCCACCAGCGGCTTCACACCGACGCTCGGCCGTACCAGTGCTCCGTCTGCCAGAAGACCTTCAAGCAGCAGAGCTCGCTGAAGAGCCACCAGCTGACTCACTCTGGGATCCGCTACCAGTGTCCGCTGTGCAGTAAGAGCTTCAGCCGCGCCCTGGAGCTCACCTACCACGTGGACGTGCACTCAGACACGCGGCCGTACTTCTGCAACATTTGCAAGAAGAACCTGAGCGGAGCCAGGATCTTCCGTAACCACATGAAGAAGCACGGGACGCCGGACTCGCCGCTGTGGCTGCCGCCGCTGCCCAGAGCCAGAGCGGAGGAGACGGAGACGACACGCAGAGAAGCAGCGCTCGCTCTGCAGGTGGACTGA
- the mrps12 gene encoding 28S ribosomal protein S12, mitochondrial-like, with amino-acid sequence MSSLWSLRPALTSLLQVSQHASGWSGPVLSRTMATLNQMHRNGKPKQPPKSLGATFGRPQLKAVILKTMIRKPKKPNSANRKCAQVRLSNGKEAVVFIPGEGHNLQEHNVVLVEGGRTQDLPGVKLTVVRGKYDCAHVVKKKQ; translated from the exons ATGTCGTCATTATGGAGCCTGAGACCAGCGCTGACGTCACTGCTGCAAG tgtcccagcatgcatctgGCTGGTCTGGTCCCGTCCTCTCCAGAACGATGGCCACCCTCAACCAGATGCACCGCAACGGTAAACCCAAACAACCTCCCAAAAGCCTCGGCGCCACTTTCGGCCGTCCTCAGCTGAAGGCGGTGATCCTGAAGACCATGATCCGAAAACCCAAGAAGCCCAACTCTGCCAACAGGAAGTGCGCTCAGGTGCGGCTGTCTAACGGGAAGGAGGCGGTGGTGTTCATCCCCGGCGAAGGACACAACCTGCAGGAGCACAACGTGGTTCTGGTGGAAGGCGGGCGAACGCAGGACCTGCCGGGCGTCAAACTCACCGTGGTCAGAGGGAAATATGACTGCGCTCACGTGGTGAAGAAGAAACAATAG
- the LOC128366940 gene encoding endothelial zinc finger protein induced by tumor necrosis factor alpha-like, translated as MTELAASLCCSSVSTHSDATASISISSRLGQPESQQPAAPGSFSPRGPACILGAFYTSCRGASPTRNTTSSEGSGRPSGGGGGEHEEMNGVKVEAEQRGDDVQQLPVEGAGAVSDPDDPTPPDEPGQIPRSRQSKRRHRCSVCGREFSHPCRLAEHMITHSGDKPHSCSVCGKRFTKKINMVVHQRVHTGERPYSCADCGVSYAQLACLQRHRLRHAAEKPHRCSVCGHGFIQRRYLVQHERTHTGERPFSCPLCPKRFASKKGLSDHQKTHAEENLHCCAICKKLFSTPSSFRDHVRLHTGQKPHPCSLCCKSFNRPGLLRKHLQKHAEEKTEAAGGRQETPHRCFLCQKDFSTTEKLRQHELLHQRALQFVCDICGRGFTRASNLQDHVRSHTGERPFQCHVCKKRFSLQRVLRKHQEIHRRGSPNTGTPRDSTHEQVTVT; from the exons ATGACAGAGCTGGCGGCGTCGCTCTGCTGCAGCTCCGTCTCTACGCACAGTGACGCTacagctagcattagcattagctccCGTCTCGGCCAGCCGGAGTCACAGCAGCCGGCGGCTCCTGGATCATTTTCACCCCGAGGACCCGCCTGTATTCTGGGGGCTTTTTATACATCGTGTCGCGGTGCCTCTCCCACACGTAACACTACG AGCTCTGAGGGAAGCGGTCGGCcttcaggaggaggaggaggagagcatgAGGAGATGAATGGAGTCAAAGTGGAAGCAGAGCAAAGAGGAGATGACGTTCAGCAGCTTCCTGTCGAGG GAGCGGGAGCTGTTTCGGACCCCGATGATCCGACTCCACCGGACGAGCCGGGACAAATTCCCCGCAGCCGTCAGTCAAAGCGCCGTCACCGCTGCTCGGTATGTGGACGAGAGTTTTCTCACCCGTGCCGCCTGGCAgaacacatgatcacacactCTGGAGACAAACCTCACAGCTGCTCCGTGTGCGGGAAACGCTTCACCAAGAAGATCAACATGGTGGTGCACCAGAGAGTTCACACGGGGGAGAGGCCGTACTCCTGCGCCGACTGTGGTGTCAGCTACGCCCAGCTGGCCTGCCTGCAGAGGCACCGGCTGCGTCACGCTGCAGAGAAACCGCACCGCTGCTCGGTGTGCGGCCACGGCTTCATTCAGCGCCGATATCTGGTCCAACATGAACGCACGCACACCGGTGAGAGGCCGTTCTCCTGCCCGCTGTGCCCAAAACGCTTCGCCTCCAAGAAAGGCCTCAGCGATCACCAGAAAACCCACGCGGAGGAGAACCTCCACTGCTGCGCCATCTGCAAGAAGCTTTTCTCCACGCCGTCGTCCTTCAGAGATCACGTGAGGCTGCACACGGGACAGAAGCCTCATCCCTGCTCGCTGTGCTGCAAGAGCTTCAACCGGCCGGGTCTGCTGAGGAAACACCTGCAGAAACACGCCGAGGAGAAGACGGAGGCAGCTGGAGGCAGA CAGGAAACGCCTCATCGCTGCTTCCTGTGTCAGAAAGACTTCTCCACCACAGAGAAGCTGCGGCAGCACGAGCTGCTCCACCAGAGGGCGCTGCAGTTCGTGTGCGACATCTGCGGCCGAGGTTTCACCCGAGCGTCCAACCTGCAGGATCACGTGAGGTCTCACACCGGAGAGAGACCGTTCCAGTGCCACGTCTGCAAGAAACGCTTCTCCCTGCAGAGAGTCCTCAGGAAGCACCAGGAGATCCACCGCAGGGGCTCACCAAACACCGGCACACCCAGAGACAGCACACATGAGCAGGTGACGGTCACATGA
- the zgc:153896 gene encoding ectonucleotide pyrophosphatase/phosphodiesterase family member 7, translating to MRLELFLVVIAVVGAAGTPLNKAAAKKKLLLISFDGFRWDYDQDVDTPNLDQLSKDGVKAKYLTPPMLTMTSPSHFTTITGRWVEDHEVVHNLMFNSTTNLKVPIKLTYQRSQWWDNGPLPLWITAQNQGLKAASFYYPGGGVTYGGQAVNRAYVLSHGHKDDNETEWKENIDKVMSWFSKEDFSLVTLYFGEPDSVGHRMGPETEARKVIIKQIDRTIDYLRKAIDRNHLSDSLNVIISSDHGMTTVKKRPLVDEIVINKYLNLLNSTCFEILDYGGFGILTPKPGMEQFVFDELSKAPNLTVYKKDEMPESFHLAKSKRLPPIVVVGDLGFNLNSRFIVYVNRGDHGFNNENMDMKTIFRAFGPDFKKNYLSEPFDSIHIYPLMCKLLQIEPEPHNGSLTVTEDMLQPRGGSQRAHLSVALLLSMLLLVIFTGL from the exons atgaggcTGGAGCTCTTCCTGGTTGTTATAGCTGTGGTTGGTGCAGCTGGCACCCCACTGAACAAGGCAGCGGCCAAGAAGAAGCTGCTTCTGATCTCATTTGATGGCTTCAGGTGGGACTATGACCAGGACGTGGACACGCCGAACCTGGACCAGCTATCGAAGGATGGAGTCAAGGCCAAATACCTCACCCCCCCAATGCTGACCATGACTTCCCCGTCCCACTTCACCACCatcacag GCAGATGGGTGGAGGATCACGAAGTTGTCCACAACCTGATGTTCAACTCCACAACGAACCTCAAAGTTCCTATCAAACTGACATATCAGAGATCACAGTGGTGGGACAACGGACCTCTGCCATTATGGATCACAGCACAGAACCAG GGTCTGAAAGCAGCTTCCTTTTACTACCCAGGAGGCGGGGTTACCTACGGCGGCCAGGCAGTCAACCGTGCATACGTGCTGTCACATGGCCACAAAGACGACAATGAGACTGAGTGGAAGGAGAACATTGACAAGGTGATGAGCTGGTTCTCAAAAGAAGACTTCAGCTTGGTGACGCTGTACTTTGGGGAGCCAGACAGTGTGGGCCACCGCATGGGGCCTGAGACCGAGGCCAGGAAGGTAATCATCAAGCAGATCGATCGCACCATCGACTATCTGAGAAAGGCCATCGATCGCAATCACCTGAGCGACAGCCTGAACGTCATCATCTCCTCCGACCACGGCATGACCACGGTCAAGAAGCGACCACTGGTGGACGAGATCGTAATCAATAAATACCTGAATTTACTGAATAGCACCTGCTTTGAGATCCTCGACTACGGCGGGTTTGGCATCTTGACACCAAAGCCAGGAATGgagcagtttgtttttgatgagcTGTCCAAGGCGCCAAATCTGACGGTCTACAAGAAAGATGAGATGCCTGAGAGCTTCCATCTCGCCAAAAGTAAGAGGTTACCTCCCATTGTGGTCGTCGGAGATCTAGGATTCAACCTGAACTCT AGATTCATCGTCTATGTCAACAGAGGAGACCATGGCTTCAATAACGAAAATATGGACATGAAGACCATCTTCAGGGCCTTTGGACCCGACTTTAAGAAGAACTACCTGTCTGAGCCATTTGACAGCATCCACATCTACCCTCTGATGTGCAAACTGCTGCAGATTGAACCGGAGCCACACAATGGATCGCTGACTGTGACTGAGGACATGCTGCAGCCCAGAG GTGGATCACAGAGGGCTCACCTGTCTGTCGCTCTGCTGCTGTCGATGCTGCTGCTCGTCATCTTCACAGGGCTGTAA
- the LOC128366943 gene encoding electroneutral sodium bicarbonate exchanger 1-like, whose product MQSLPTSNTRGWLISPLGPNPWWTLLAAAVPALLCTILIFMDQQITAVIVNRKENKLKKGCGYHLDLLVVALMLGVCSIMGLPWFVAATVLSISHVNSLKVESACAAPGEQPKFLGIIEQRVTGFMIFTLMGCSVFMTSVLKFIPMPVLYGVFLYMGVSSLRGIQLFDRIKLFGMPAKHQPDLIYLRYVPLWKVHIFTVVQLSCLIVLWVIKASAAAVVFPMMVLALVFVRKLLDFCFTKRELSWLDDLIPESKKKKEDDKKKKEKEDAERMLEEDDSNPAYDGSNVLKIPVKTLKGRDPSEVNISDEMAKSGVWKSVSMNSDSCKALKGGNSQEKLPSVQINVENEDGRKVVDAETSL is encoded by the exons ATGCAGTCACTA CCTACCTCTAACACCCGTGGGTGGCTGATCTCTCCGCTGGGACCGAACCCTTGGTGGACGCTGCTGGCGGCCGCCGTCCCCGCGCTGCTCTGCACCATCCTCATCTTCATGGACCAGCAGATCACCGCCGTCATCGTCAACCGCAAGGAGAACAAACTGAAG AAAGGCTGTGGCTATCACCTGGACCTGCTGGTGGTGGCGCTGATGCTGGGCGTTTGCTCCATCATGGGTCTGCCGTGGTTCGTGGCGGCGACCGTGCTCTCCATCTCGCACGTCAACAGTCTGAAGGTGGAGTCGGCGTGCGCGGCTCCCGGCGAGCAGCCCAAGTTCCTGGGGATCATCGAGCAGAGAGTCACCGGCTTCATGATCTTCACCCTGATGGGCTGCTCCGTCTTCATGACCTCCGTCCTCAAG TTCATCCCGATGCCGGTCCTCTACGGAGTCTTCCTCTACATGGGCGTTTCCTCGCTCAGAGGCATTCAG CTGTTCGACCGTATCAAACTGTTCGGCATGCCGGCCAAACACCAGCCGGACCTGATCTACCTGCGCTACGTCCCGCTGTGGAAGGTCCACATCTTCACTGTGGTGCAGCTGTCCTGCCTCATCGTCCTCTGGGTCATCAAGGCCTCGGCCGCCGCCGTCGTCTTCCCCATGATG GTTCTGGCTCTGGTGTTCGTGAGGAAGCTTCTGGACTTCTGCTTCACtaagagagagctgagctggCTGGATGATCTGATCCCagagagcaagaagaagaaagaagacgacaagaagaagaaggagaaggag gaTGCTGAGCGgatgctggaggaggatgaCAGTAATCCAGCGTACGACGGCAGCAACGTTCTCAAGATCCCAGTTAAAACCCTGAAAGGACG cgACCCCTCGGAGGTGAACATCTCAGATGAAATGGCCAAAAGTGGCGTCTGGAAATCAGTTTCCATGAACTCTGACAGCTGCAAAGCTCTGAAAGGCGGCAACAG TCAGGAGAAGCTGCCGAGCGTTCAGATAAACGTGGAAAACGAAGACGGTCGGAAAGTGGTGGACGCCGAGACGTCGCTATGA